From the Saccharomyces paradoxus chromosome XIV, complete sequence genome, one window contains:
- the APJ1 gene encoding Apj1p (Chaperone with a role in SUMO-mediated protein degradation~similar to YNL077W), whose product MQQNTSLYDSLNVTATASTSEIKKAYRNAALKYHPDKNNHTEESKRKFQEICQAYEILKDNHLRALYDQYGTTDEVLIQEQQAQAQRQQAGVFSPSAGFDAEAMSFPDLSPGDLFAQFFNSSATSSSNSSKNSFNFSFNNSSTPNFSFGNGSGVNNLYSPSSKYNSNDESHHLDRGPDIKHNLKCTLKELYLGKTAKLGLNRTRICNVCDGHGGLKKYTCKTCKGQGIQTQTRRMGPLVQSWSQTCADCGGAGVFVKNKDICQQCQGLGFIKQRKILQVTVQPGSSHNQLIVLTGEGDEVISTKGGGHEKVVPGDVVITILRLKDPKFQVIDDSNLICKKCKIDFMTSLCGGIVYIEGHPSGKLIKLDIIPGEVLKPGCFKAVEDMGMPKFINGVPSGFGNLYVKFDVTYPERLEPENAKKLQNILANDKYIKAERSTMETTDADCYCDLEKSYDNVEEHVLSNFEAPDLNNEVIENDDLDDLIHERDSRKRNNRRFGESNNNNNNNETKRNKYSSPASGFYDHDINGY is encoded by the coding sequence ATGCAACAAAACACGTCTTTATATGACTCTTTGAACGTTACCGCCACTGCATCGACATCTGAAATTAAGAAAGCTTACAGGAACGCTGCATTGAAATATCATCCTGATAAAAACAATCATACAGAAGAATCTAAGCGAAAATTCCAAGAGATATGTCAGGCATATGAAATACTTAAAGACAATCACTTAAGAGCTTTGTATGATCAGTATGGTACTACAGATGAAGTTCTAATTCAAGAACAGCAGGCTCAGGCGCAACGCCAACAAGCCGGAGTATTCAGTCCATCTGCAGGTTTCGATGCTGAAGCAATGTCCTTCCCGGATTTATCTCCAGGTGACCTCTTCGCGCAGTTTTTTAATAGTTCTGCTACCTCATCTTCTAATAGCTCCAAAAATAGTTTTAATTTTAGCTTTAATAATAGCTCTACGCCGAATTTCTCATTTGGTAATGGCAGTGGCGTGAACAATCTATATTCTCCGTCATCAAAATACAACTCCAACGATGAAAGTCATCATTTGGATAGAGGTCCTGACATCAAACATAATCTAAAGTGCACTTTGAAGGAACTCTACCTGGGCAAGACTGCGAAGTTGGGTTTGAACAGGACAAGAATTTGCAACGTCTGTGATGGGCATGGAGGTCTAAAGAAATATACATGCAAAACATGTAAAGGACAAGGTATTCAAACTCAAACTAGGCGTATGGGGCCTTTAGTACAAAGTTGGTCTCAAACTTGTGCAGATTGCGGGGGCGCCGGGGTTTTTgtcaaaaataaagatatcTGCCAGCAGTGCCAGGGTCTTGGCTTCATTAAGCAGAGAAAGATTCTGCAGGTAACCGTCCAACCGGGATCGTCTCATAATCAACTTATAGTACTTACGGGCGAAGGTGACGAAGTTATCAGTACTAAAGGAGGCGGTCATGAAAAGGTAGTACCTGGGGATGTCGTTATTACCATTTTAAGGCTAAAAGACCCTAAATTCCAGGTTATTGACGACTCTAATTTGATATGtaaaaaatgcaaaatcGACTTCATGACTAGTTTATGTGGAGGCATTGTTTATATTGAAGGGCATCCTAGTGGTAAATTGATCAAGCTCGATATCATACCTGGCGAGGTACTGAAGCCTGGTTGTTTCAAGGCCGTTGAGGACATGGGTATGCCCAAGTTTATTAATGGAGTGCCAAGCGGCTTCGGTAATCTGTACGTAAAATTTGATGTGACCTATCCAGAGAGACTGGAACCTGAAAATGCTAAGAAACTACAAAATATTCTGGCTAATGATAAATACATTAAAGCAGAACGTTCAACCATGGAAACCACGGATGCAGACTGCTACTGCGACTTGGAAAAGTCTTACGACAATGTGGAAGAACACGTTCTAAGTAATTTTGAGGCCCCTGATCTAAACAATGAAGTTATCGAAAACGACGACCTTGATGATTTGATTCACGAAAGAGATTCTCGGAAGAGGAACAACCGTCGATTCGGCgaaagtaataataataataataataatgaaacgAAACgaaataaatattcttcacCGGCAAGCGGTTTTTATGACCATGATATTAATGGATACTGA
- the MSK1 gene encoding lysine--tRNA ligase MSK1 (Mitochondrial lysine-tRNA synthetase~similar to YNL073W), with amino-acid sequence MNVLLGRRSFTYAPRCLWCRCRSSRSRPYSLAHAVDTSKMEATRRNAQIEKDLARYYPSMSEPAFDELCQGYKEFSISDFNKRFLGNPSVLNHEDNPKWLLSINGRIRNIRFSGQKIVFIDLYSASGGLKNDQLQLIVNYNQIDGRSEDKANFSEHMNFLKKGDYIKAFGYPGFSQSRLKMLSLICNRLPVVLSVSQLPLPSKLNDDTKIKSNRVIDYQLNGTQTLLVRAHIVKLLRSFLDDRSFVEVETPILSSKSNGAMAKPFITSSKDFDHLELRIAPELWLKRLIISGLHKVYEIGKAFRNESIDSTHNPEFSTLEFYETYMSMDDIVVRTEELFKFLIMNLQKFFQDTHFPIPKTFSELYLALSENDWKFKKLEFLPTLNKELGIDLINSGLDINSPSELLRVLPKDVTDKYFSSAGDSEQLSSLQILNKLSDVFLEQRHCQSILPTVIYHQPAILSPLAKTDPQNKQITKRFEVFIKGKEYINAYEEENCPQLQLEKFLQQKQINELTGNKIETLSPVIDYQYIETMKYGMPPVGGFGLGIDRLCMLFCDKKRIEEVLPFGCVDDVNRQ; translated from the coding sequence ATGAATGTGCTGTTAGGAAGACGCAGTTTCACGTATGCACCGAGATGTCTGTGGTGCAGGTGTCGAAGTAGTAGGAGTAGACCATATTCTCTGGCACATGCGGTCGACACAAGTAAAATGGAGGCAACCAGGAGGAATGCTCAGATTGAAAAGGACCTGGCTAGATACTATCCGTCAATGTCAGAACCAGCGTTCGATGAGCTATGTCAGGGTTATAAGGAGTTCAGCATCAGTGATTTCAATAAGAGATTTTTGGGCAATCCATCTGTTTTAAATCATGAGGATAATCCCAAGTGGTTACTTAGTATTAATGGCAGGATCAGAAACATTAGGTTTTCAGGTCAGAAGattgtttttattgatttgtACAGCGCCAGCGGCggattgaaaaatgatCAACTGCAGTTGATCGTGAACTACAATCAAATTGATGGACGTAGTGAAGATAAAGCGAATTTCTCAGAGCATATGAACTTTTTAAAGAAAGGCGATTATATCAAGGCTTTTGGTTATCCTGGGTTTTCTCAATCCAGACTCAAGATGTTATCTTTGATATGTAATAGGCTACCTGTGGTCTTGTCTGTTTCGCAACTACCGTTGCCTTCCAAACTAAATGATGATACTAAGATTAAATCTAATAGAGTTATTGACTATCAATTAAACGGCACTCAGACACTACTAGTAAGGGCACATATCGTCAAACTTTTGAGAAGCTTTTTGGATGATAGAAGCTTCGTTGAAGTTGAAACTCCTATTCTTTCATCGAAGTCTAACGGTGCTATGGCGAAGCCTTTTATAACGTCTTCCAAGGATTTTGACCATTTAGAGTTGCGTATTGCACCAGAATTATGGCTGAAGAGGCTCATCATCAGTGGTTTGCATAAAGTGTATGAAATAGGAAAGGCCTTTCGAAATGAAAGCATTGATTCCACGCACAATCCCGAATTTTCCACTTTAGAGTTCTATGAAACTTACATGTCAATGGATGATATAGTTGTAAGAACCGAAGAGCTATTCAAGTTTTTGATCATGAACTTGCAGAAGTTCTTTCAAGATACCCATTTTCCCATCCCTAAAACTTTTAGTGAATTATATCTGGCACTATCCGAGAATGACTGGAAGTTTAAAAAACTCGAATTCTTACCCACTTTGAACAAAGAGCTTGGTATTGATTTGATAAACTCCGGGTTGGATATCAATAGCCCAAGCGAACTATTAAGGGTTTTACCGAAAGACGTCACAGAcaagtatttttcttctgcaGGTGATAGTGAGCAGTTATCTTCCCTacaaattttaaataagCTATCGGATGTATTCCTCGAGCAGCGCCATTGTCAATCAATCTTACCTACCGTAATATACCATCAGCCTGCGATATTATCGCCCTTAGCCAAGACGGATCCTCAAAATAAGCAAATCACCAAGAGATTCGAAGTTTTTATCAAAGGTAAGGAATACATTAATGCttatgaagaagaaaactgCCCTCAATTACAACTAGAGAAGTTTCTAcaacaaaagcaaattAATGAATTGACAGGAAACAAAATTGAGACTCTATCGCCGGTTATTGACTACCAGTATATTGAGACAATGAAATATGGTATGCCTCCAGTGGGTGGTTTTGGTCTCGGCATAGATAGGCTCTGCATGCTATTTTGCGACAAGAAGAGAATAGAAGAGGTTCTGCCCTTTGGTTGTGTGGATGATGTAAATAGGCAGTAA
- the NIS1 gene encoding Nis1p (Protein localized in the bud neck at G2/M phase~similar to YNL078W) — translation MESYGTTTGTQTFTPTGFPPPLGTGGFTTSGYIHALVDSTSNSNSNSNTNTNTNTNTNSNSNSETRIPVVQISDDSHITHDSFKPYMEYHDASHLRNRNINKADQVDNTEVMEQFTEWSNYKMRSHSPATNTKPIRHTSQRRTDFTNKNELSKFSKNHNFIFHKGFLKRQRSISREDRQIKVRSRFRNKKELASVLNYIELEQMDITNVLTSQSVSLHAIRNLTSRDPAVTANPFLRSQVYATSSRPPYLRNHSIRRKLPKSLPVGLPKTSTATTPITTKQDSASQTTRSVYNKNVRRSNTSPSVLYHPRRKGKLDPNSQARKQQLLLRLWREYLMLVITQRTQLRLTFLCSPGSASNQSSPRSSNASDLDMSLLSTPPSLFQMAGQTKGNPIIIPDSQDDSIHSSSAF, via the coding sequence ATGGAGTCGTATGGTACTACCACTGGAACTCAGACTTTTACCCCGACTGGATTCCCGCCTCCCCTGGGTACGGGTGGGTTTACCACTTCAGGCTACATACATGCGCTTGTAGATTCTACATCAAATTCCAATTCAAACTCGAACACGAACACGAACACGAACACGAACACGAACTCAAACTCAAACTCAGAGACAAGGATTCCCGTAGTGCAAATATCTGATGACTCTCATATTACACATGATAGCTTCAAACCGTATATGGAGTACCATGATGCTTCGCACTTGAGGAACCGCAACATTAACAAAGCGGACCAGGTTGACAACACTGAAGTGATGGAACAGTTTACAGAGTGGTCTAATTATAAGATGAGGTCACACTCTCCCGCCACAAACACAAAACCAATCCGACATACTTCACAACGAAGAACAGACTTTACCAACAAGAATGAACTCTCTAAGTTCAGCAAGAATCacaatttcatctttcaCAAAGGTTTCTTGAAGAGACAACGCTCCATAAGCAGGGAAGACAGGCAAATAAAGGTACGGTCAAGATTCAGGAACAAGAAGGAGCTGGCATCTGTCTTGAACTACATAGAACTGGAACAAATGGATATTACAAACGTCCTCACATCACAATCGGTAAGTTTGCACGCTATCAGGAACCTCACCAGCAGAGACCCTGCGGTAACTGCTAACCCATTTTTAAGAAGCCAAGTATATGCCACCAGTAGTCGTCCACCGTACTTGAGAAACCACTCCATACGTAGGAAACTACCCAAATCACTGCCAGTTGGTCTCCCCAAGACTTCGACTGCGACGACACCAATAACAACCAAGCAGGATTCAGCGTCCCAAACGACAAGGTCTGTCTATAACAAGAATGTGAGACGTTCCAACACCTCCCCTAGTGTGTTGTATCACCCAAGAAGAAAGGGGAAACTGGACCCTAACTCACAAGCAAGAAAACAGCAGTTACTGCTACGCTTATGGAGGGAATACTTGATGCTTGTTATAACGCAGAGAACACAACTGCGATTAACTTTCCTTTGCTCTCCAGGCTCAGCATCCAACCAGAGCTCTCCCCGCTCCTCTAACGCCAGCGATTTAGACATGTCGCTTCTATCCACCCCTCCAAGCCTGTTCCAAATGGCAGGTCAGACCAAAGGCAACCCTATAATTATACCCGACAGCCAAGACGACAGTATACACAGCAGCAGCGCCTTTTAA
- the IMP4 gene encoding snoRNA-binding rRNA-processing protein IMP4 (Component of the SSU processome~similar to YNL075W), whose product MLRRQARERREYLYRKAQELQDSQLQQKRQIIKQALAQGKPLPKELAEDESLQKDFRYDQSLKEGEEADDLQVDDEYAATSGITDPRIIVTTSRDPSTRLSQFAKEIKLLFPNAVRLNRGNYVMPNLVDACKKSGTTDLVVLHEHRGVPTSLTISHFPHGPTAQFSLHNVVMRHDIINAGNQSEVNPHLIFDNFTTALGKRVVCILKHLFNAGPKKDSERVITFANRGDFISVRQHVYVRTREGVEIAEVGPRFEMRLFELRLGTLENKDADVEWQLRRFIRTANKKDYL is encoded by the coding sequence ATGTTAAGAAGACAAGCCCGTGAAAGGAgagaatatttatatagAAAAGCACAAGAATTACAAGATTCTCAACTGCAACAAAAACGTCAAATAATTAAACAGGCACTAGCTCAGGGGAAGCCGTTACCAAAGGAACTAGCAGAAGACGAGAGTTTACAAAAGGATTTTAGATATGATCAAAGTTTAAAGGAGGGCGAAGAAGCGGATGATCTACAGGTTGATGATGAATATGCTGCCACAAGTGGTATAACGGATCCAAGAATTATCGTCACAACATCTCGTGACCCAAGCACTCGTCTCTCGCAATTTGCTAAGGAAATTAAACTTTTATTTCCGAATGCTGTCAGGCTGAACAGAGGTAATTATGTGATGCCAAACCTAGTGGATGCTTGTAAAAAATCCGGTACCACAGATTTGGTAGTATTGCATGAGCATAGAGGTGTTCCAACTTCTTTGACCATATCACATTTCCCACATGGACCCACTGCACAGTTTAGTTTACACAATGTTGTTATGAGGCATGATATCATAAATGCTGGTAACCAAAGTGAAGTGAATCCACATCTAATATTTGATAACTTTACTACCGCTTTAGGTAAAAGAGTAGTCTGTATTTTAAAACATTTGTTCAATGCAGGGCCTAAAAAAGATTCCGAAAGAGTAATTACATTTGCGAATAGGGGTGATTTCATTAGTGTTAGACAACATGTATATGTGAGAACAAGAGAGGGTGTAGAGATTGCCGAAGTTGGACCTAGATTCGAAATGAGACTGTTTGAACTGAGGTTGGGAACTTTAGAAAACAAGGACGCTGATGTTGAGTGGCAATTGAGAAGATTCATAAGGACTGCTAACAAGAAAGACTATTTGTGA
- the RNH201 gene encoding ribonuclease H2 catalytic subunit RNH201 (Ribonuclease H2 catalytic subunit~similar to YNL072W), which yields MVPPTVEASLESPHTKSYFSPVPTALLEQNVSPVIMGIDEAGRGPVLGPMVYAVAYSTQKYQDETIIPNYEFDDSKKLTDPIRRMLFSKMYEDNEELTQIGYATTCITPLDISRGMSKFPPTRNYNLNEQAHDVTMALIDGVIRQNVKLGHVYVDTVGPPASYQKKLEQRFPDVKFTVSKKADSLYCMVSVASVVAKVTRDILVESLKRNPDEVLGSGYPSDPKTVTWLKRNQTSLMGWPANMVRFSWQTCQTLLDDTTKDSILIKWEEQYMDSRKNAAQKTKQLQLQMVAKPVRRKKLRTLDNWYQ from the coding sequence ATGGTACCTCCAACAGTAGAAGCGTCTTTAGAGTCTCCACATACTAAGTCTTACTTTTCGCCTGTGCCAACAGCGCTCTTGGAACAGAATGTTTCACCAGTGATAATGGGTATCGATGAAGCTGGCAGAGGGCCCGTGTTAGGGCCAATGGTCTACGCAGTAGCCTACTCCACACAGAAATATCAGGACGAAACCATTATACCTAATTACGAGTTTGACGACTCTAAAAAACTTACAGATCCCATCAGAAGAATGCTGTTTTCCAAGATGTACGAGGACAACGAAGAACTGACCCAGATCGGCTATGCAACCACATGCATCACACCATTAGATATCTCTAGAGGAATGAGCAAGTTCCCGCCAACAAGAAATTACAATTTGAATGAGCAAGCGCACGATGTGACAATGGCTCTCATCGACGGCGTGATAAGGCAGAACGTAAAGCTGGGTCACGTGTATGTGGACACTGTTGGACCACCAGCGTCCTAtcagaagaaattggaGCAACGATTTCCCGATGTCAAGTTCACAGTCTCCAAGAAGGCAGATTCACTCTACTGTATGGTCAGTGTAGCGAGTGTTGTTGCAAAAGTGACCAGAGACATACTAGTGGAATCCCTAAAGAGAAATCCCGATGAGGTCCTGGGCTCTGGATACCCCTCCGACCCGAAGACAGTGACATGGCTGAAGCGCAACCAGACAAGTCTTATGGGATGGCCTGCCAACATGGTAAGGTTTTCGTGGCAGACATGCCAGACTCTGTTGGACGATACCACTAAAGATAGTATCCTTATCAAGTGGGAAGAACAATACATGGATAGCAGAAAGAACGCCGCACAAAAAACCAAGCAATTGCAGCTCCAGATGGTGGCCAAGCCTGTTAGGAGGAAGAAGCTGAGAACCCTGGATAATTGGTATCAGTGA
- the MKS1 gene encoding Mks1p (Pleiotropic negative transcriptional regulator~similar to YNL076W), whose translation MSREAFDVPNIGTNKFLKVTPNLFTPERLNLFDDVELYLTLIKASKCVEQGERLHNISWRILNKAALKEHNINRSKKRDGVKNIYYVLNPNNKQPTKPKQAAAKQPQLQKASLPPITAKQTVLTRPMTSPAITQGAHDRSFDNTNTTNNDVKNDVISNKQFSKSSASGLFSNFADKYQKMKNVNHIPNKEEPQTIITGFDTSTVITKKSLQARRSRSPFQHIRDMSMNCIDNETSKSTSPTLENVGSRKSSFPQKESLFGRPRSYKNDQNGQLSLSKTSSRKGKNKIFFSSEDEDSDWDSVSNDSEFYADEDDEEFDDYNEEEAEQYYRRQWDKLLFAKNQQNLDSTKSSVSSANTINSNISHDPVRKSLLSGLFLSEASSNNNNNHNTAHNEYASKHISPTPQTPHSNTAPEPQQNPPSANGIKQQKPSLKTSNVTALASLSPPQTSNSGRLPMDIQKDFKTNSSSNQLYESNAPLTAQTILPTALSTHMFLPNNIHQQRMAIATGTNTRHRFSRRQSMDIPSKNRNTGFLKTRMEISEEEKMVRTISRLDNTNAANSNGNGNDDATNRRTEALGRKASNGGRI comes from the coding sequence ATGTCGCGGGAGGCATTTGACGTACCGAATATAGGTACTAACAAGTTCCTAAAAGTCACACCTAATTTATTTACCCCAGAGCGATTAAACCTATTTGATGATGTCGAACTATATCTTACGTTGATAAAAGCATCCAAATGTGTCGAGCAGGGAGAAAGGCTGCATAATATAAGTTGGAGAATTTTAAATAAGGCTGCTCTGAAGGAGCATAATATCAATCGATCTAAAAAGAGAGACGGTGTGAAGAACATATACTATGTGTTGAATCCAAACAACAAACAACCAACAAAGCCAAAACAGGCCGCAGCAAAGCAACCACAATTGCAGAAGGCCAGTTTACCTCCTATAACGGCAAAGCAGACCGTTTTGACTCGACCAATGACATCACCAGCCATTACACAGGGTGCTCATGATAGATCCTTTGATAATACCAATACTACAAACAATGATGTGAAAAATGACGTTATTTCAAACAAACAATTCTCCAAATCTTCTGCATCAGGgttattttcaaattttgcagacaaatatcaaaaaatgaaaaacgTGAACCATATTCCGAATAAGGAAGAGCCTCAAACTATTATTACTGGCTTTGATACAAGTACTGTTATAACCAAGAAATCTTTACAGGCAAGGCGCTCAAGATCACCTTTCCAGCATATAAGAGACATGAGTATGAACTGCATTGATAATGAAACTTCCAAGAGTACCAGTCCTACTCTTGAAAATGTGGGGAGTAGAAAATCCTCCTTTCCTCAGAAAGAATCCTTATTTGGAAGGCCAAGATCCTACAAGAATGATCAAAATGGTCAGCTGTCACTTTCCAAAACATCCTCTAGGAAGgggaaaaacaaaatttttttcagcagtgaagatgaagattcCGATTGGGATAGCGTATCAAATGATTCAGAATTTTATGCtgacgaagatgatgaagagtttGATGAttataatgaagaagaagcagaacAGTACTATAGAAGACAATGGGACAAACTTCTGTTTGCTAAAAATCAACAGAATCTTGACTCAACGAAATCATCTGTTTCTTCAGCGAATACTATTAACTCAAATATATCCCATGATCCTGTACGAAAAAGTTTACTCAGTGGACTATTCCTTAGTGAGGCAAGtagcaacaataataataatcaCAACACTGCACATAATGAATACGCTTCTAAACACATTTCACCGACTCCTCAGACCCCTCATAGTAATACCGCTCCCGAACCGCAGCAAAACCCACCAAGCGCTAATGGTataaaacaacaaaagcCTTCTTTAAAAACAAGCAATGTGACAGCTCTAGCATCGCTCTCTCCCCCACAAACATCCAACAGTGGGCGGTTGCCGATGGATATACAAAAGGACTTCAAAACTAATAGTTCATCCAATCAGTTATATGAATCTAACGCCCCGCTAACCGCTCAGACTATACTGCCCACCGCCTTATCTACTCACATGTTTTTACCAAATAACATTCATCAACAACGAATGGCAATTGCCACTGGTACCAATACGCGACATCGTTTCTCGAGGCGACAATCGATGGATATCCCATCCAAAAACAGGAATACTGGGTTTTTGAAGACCAGAATGGAGATCTCcgaggaagaaaagatggTACGTACAATATCACGGCTTGACAATACGAATGCTGCAAACAGTAATGGAAATGGTAATGATGATGCCACTAATCGGAGAACGGAAGCGTTGGGGCGTAAGGCCAGTAATGGAGGACGAATATGA
- the MLF3 gene encoding Mlf3p (similar to YNL074C), giving the protein MCVYKSSSNNSNPSFIFERTVQEASSNDLFLQPPVSASNTSHSSRSNSFYNLQTISPIPISSSKVRIPSLRKNSNNVSSPLDNIAPTSRSASNSTTSSLAHQEYILNPISNIHNHHHRRRTLENSVAPALDASCSIVNDENTDLSDVDMVYSRRPSSAVSLNMALLGRTNSATLPSSETSPASPDLKLSRSHSHSAATRPTLNNINNTGMTTTTSSGEPNSRILRFYSYVDMLNDEKLAQTNNTPTSRPSMKSQAYSCPFLLKRSPPQAYSSSSATTTFSNPFIKNTELPAGSPYVSPQQNARRYSNNTNNTSKSPKNRSSSILFQRQSVLSNIDPVASMRKNPKFQIESSDSEEEDLTMDMLEPSFPLASSLRSSANLASNPELATQMPLSSSSSYTAIGKPMPLSTDPSYVSSSNTLTSDHELRVEKVSEVLKKKVSNGGFSTEFNSCDT; this is encoded by the coding sequence ATGTGTGTGTACAAGTCAAGTTCGAACAACAGCAACCCTTCTTTTATCTTCGAAAGAACCGTGCAGGAAGCAAGCTCAAACgatttatttcttcaacctCCGGTTTCCGCCTCCAACACGTCTCATAGTTCAAGATCTAATAGTTTTTACAACTTGCAGACCATTTCCCCGATACCTATTTCCAGTAGCAAGGTCAGAATTCCATCGTTGAGAAAGAACTCCAATAATGTTTCTTCTCCACTAGATAACATCGCGCCAACCTCCAGGTCGGCGTCGAATTCCACTACAAGCTCGTTGGCACACCAAGAGTACATCTTAAACCCCATTTCGAACATACATaaccatcatcatcgccGTCGTACCTTAGAAAACTCGGTGGCTCCAGCTTTAGATGCTAGTTGCTCAATAGTGAATGATGAAAACACTGACCTGAGCGACGTAGATATGGTTTATTCAAGAAGGCCTTCCTCTGCTGTGAGCTTAAATATGGCTCTATTGGGCAGAACAAATAGTGCCACCCTTCCATCATCAGAAACTTCGCCGGCATCTCCAGACCTTAAACTTTCGAGATCTCATTCGCACTCTGCTGCTACCCGTCCCACATTGAATAACATCAATAATACTGGGATGACCACCACAACTTCCAGTGGTGAACCCAACTCCAGGATACTAAGATTCTACTCTTATGTCGATATGttgaatgatgaaaaaCTTGCACAAACCAATAATACCCCTACATCTAGACCATCTATGAAATCCCAAGCATACTCATgcccttttcttctcaagAGGTCCCCACCACAAGCttattcttcatcatcagcaACAACGACATTTTCCAATcctttcatcaaaaatacCGAATTACCAGCTGGTTCGCCTTATGTGTCTCCACAACAAAATGCGAGACGATATTCAAATAATACAAATAACACCTCCAAATCCCCAAAAAACAGATCATCTTCGATACTATTTCAGAGACAATCCGTTTTGTCAAACATAGACCCTGTCGCAAGTATGCGCAAGAATCCTAAGTTTCAAATAGAATCAAGTGACagcgaagaagaagatttaaCCATGGATATGCTAGAACCTTCCTTCCCGTTAGCTTCATCTTTACGTTCAAGTGCAAACTTGGCAAGTAATCCGGAATTAGCAACTCAGATGCCTTTatcgtcatcgtcgtcaTATACAGCAATAGGCAAGCCCATGCCTTTATCAACCGATCCTTCCTACGTGTCTTCTTCTAATACGTTAACCTCTGATCATGAGTTAAgagttgaaaaagttaGCGAAGTGcttaagaaaaaagtttcaaatgGTGGATTTTCAACCGAATTTAATAGTTGTGATACATAA